One segment of Pempheris klunzingeri isolate RE-2024b chromosome 20, fPemKlu1.hap1, whole genome shotgun sequence DNA contains the following:
- the tnrc6ba gene encoding trinucleotide repeat-containing gene 6B protein isoform X1 yields the protein MEDKKRKKDDKRKRDASQKVTEQKNKVPDLTKPASAQSPATQSSSASPSPGPTPSASPSPATLGPGSAATPSQGGNNAKRLAVANGHPTSTTISSSTTGGPSAAGNGSTSSGGGGAQAPQQQPRYMPREVPPRFRCQQDHKVLLKRGQPPLSSMLLGGGGGGGGGDGPNANMAAVSDSGAAASSLALTSSSVAASTTTSNYANSMWGTSSGSQASSQGRERVIVDGNDLEEWPSIAGSDGGGASFTGAGGGSSNNGMPVNSISASGNQSSPTSSFSLPNECMQSSNGVAWGMAASQGHLGGGNAVVAAGPLLQQPSSLSKASTVPGSHDASGPVDGSSGIPGANFNPNANPSAWPALVQQDGPAAAGEGGPSSFHHQGPGGSLAANNSASLGLGGGGVGVLGGHPPLSVNQSSTHQRQLHQMQSRDREMGGGKWDSETAGPKIAGGEGIGGGMDRGVGGGEMSVGDHNLASSWRGQPSYPAANSKTGASRTDGWEGGGGGTGGFGAAEADNGTSSWGYQSSTSGVNAWGSSGTGGNGSQTSGVSQGGWGSSGVGGERGVSGGDWGGSSTGIGGANPGSERVGGTCSSNSSSSGGSTAGNPPATSSSSSTATTMTRAWDNQKGESETGEWGGGVEGKGAQEGSSSSGGNSRSGSGPNSSNGRTRHLAPNAEDALKNLLSRSDLDPRVLSNTGWGQTQIRQNTSWDLEERGGQSKGGSSSASSKHPSSLGGSSQYSGGPRTQITDSMGPGVSPTLVPSVGSSGEGWESSSNSSSSGASLSGRAPPPSGPNMRSHGVSQSGPVTPTGPGMGSGVRPGHSQQGNATGWGGARVGAGDGHEATGWGNEEWRDGSRGGSGGGWGDRGQQDDPVSGGWGGSQEEKGKGGWKEMGGNGGGSGWTGQKVGIGRDWGEQSKSNSGGGGWEDDRKNGGNSGGDSGVGGWGSWDDGAPRRTWGAGGTGGGGSGGGGVGVVGSMGSKTHQSWSGGNKMHQMPNSQAGSITGPQAQLQQQQSQPRNQHPQRQQALDQGAMQGGGPRKPISQAQNQNQSSGWTSGPIPGGCGGGGSGSEPSGWEEPSPQSISRKNEIDDGTSAWGDPTHYNYKPVNLWDKNSAPVGQQSHGQGQGQAQQPQPQQQQQQQQQQQQQQQLLQQQQQLQQQQQQQQQQQQQQQQGPPIQQQPSRQAAGLGGNRDFNTGHGPGKTSAMGPSGWGGASPTSPTVDNGTAAWGKPTDTPTGWGDPDDAGGKTTGWGNPSPNPIKSGSKSMQDGWGDKEGSVTATRHSSWEDEEEGGGMWNSTSSQGSGSSWGQGSNGGWGQSHAGKKPSNKGPLKAGGGDSWMSPINRQFSNMGLLNDDPSGPSIDLAPGSHQEKKIDVEKRGMGMNDYNGDMRKGGRGGGGMAYRPPGSKEAAPGDAGSYYDKTLPLTNQDWCLGEEGPCSLYSPPTVYKPHSLFNHTIPFRQGGHNIFGSSGGMAQSRHQPNVPPINQSPGIRAQVPHQFLSPQVPGSVLKQMPPPSGSVGGVGGVGGVAGLGGGVFPPQLSPQHIAMLSSIYPPHIQFQLACQLLLQQQQPQQQQQQLLQNQRKFTPNMRQQADPQQLARIMAVLQQQRQQQQVGGLGGSSKLSPSHHGGGGGGGPKLPGADPLSHPGLAGSVADLHQKTLGPYSAGFGSGVNLPGLDLGGSVVGGPGGMKDLGGQQSRFKWMMEGHSSPDNSSPDNAFHKNGPVTPMKMPGGSPYCQYDMMAGDGLSDSWHRTPGNKMVAKPTTTPSWPPEFQPGVPWKGIDRVDPESDPYMTPGSMMGNAVSPSLNDTEHQLLQDNTDSTPPLNTLLPSPGAWPYSASDSPLNNAHNSAKYTDYKTSWPPEPIGHKSWKASRGNSQSQLSRPPPGLASQKQPSPSPWSGGAPRLPGRGWGGGTSTTGSTWSDGSSRESCWLVLSNLTPQIDGSTLRTICMQHGPLLTFHLGLTQGTALIRYGSKQEAAKAQSALHMCVLGNTTILAEFVSEEDVARYIAHSQAGGAGSGGTTASSAGSGPTTASAVGANSNGGSCERGGAGGSSGGVVEGGSTAGGAGNGGHSSSGWQSLDSTGSSSDQSAAQGPGLGIFAQWSSNGTGVGGAGGVEAGRQGLWGGMGGMSGAGYPSSSLWSSPALDDRHQMGSPASLLPGDLLGGGTDSI from the exons ATGGAAgacaagaaaaggaaaaaagacgaCAAAAGGAAAAGGGACGCCTCTCAGAAG gttacagaacaaaaaaacaaag tgccagactTGACCAAGCCGGCATCTGCCCAGTCTCCTGCCACtcagagcagctctgcctccccCAGCCCTGGACCCACCCCCTCTGCCTCCCCATCCCCAGCCACCTTGGGCCCTGGCAGTGCTGCCACCCCGTCACAGGGCGGCAACAATGCCAAGCGCCTTGCGGTGGCCAACGGACatcccacctccaccaccatttcttcctccaccactggcgGCCCCAGTGCTGCTGGAAACGGCAGTACAAGTAGCGGCGGAGGCGGAGCCCAGGCGCCTCAGCAGCAACCACGCTACATGCCGAGAGAAGTGCCGCCGCGATTCCGCTGCCAGCAGGACCATAAAGTGCTACTGAAGAGGGGTCAGCCGCCACTGTCCTCCATGCTgctcggaggaggaggaggaggaggaggaggggatggcCCCAATGCAAACATGGCTGCTGTCTCAG attCTGGTGCAGCTGCCTCTTCTTTGGCCCTCACCTCATCATCAGTTGCTGcttctactactacttctaATTATGCAAATTCCATGTGGGGGACAAGCTCAGGCAGCCAGGCCTCCTCTCAGGGCAGGGAGAGGGTGATTGTCGATGGCAACGACCTGGAGGAGTGGCCTAGCATCGCTGGCAGTGATGGGGGAGGAGCTTCTTTCACCGGGGCTGGAGGGGGCAGCAGCAACAACGGAATGCCTGTGAACAGCATCAGTGCCTCTGGCAACCAATCCTCACCCACTTCCTCGTTCTCTTTGCCCAATGAATGTATGCAGTCGTCCAACGGTGTGGCGTGGGGGATGGCTGCCTCCCAGGGTCATCTTGGAGGAGGGAATGCAGTAGTTGCAGCTGGGCCTCTGCTACAACAACCCTCCTCACTTTCCAAAGCCTCCACTGTGCCAGGGAGCCATGATGCCAGTGGCCCCGTTGACGGCAGCAGTGGGATTCCAGGTGCCAACTTCAATCCAAATGCCAACCCTTCGGCCTGGCCTGCCCTGGTGCAGCAGGATgggcctgctgctgcaggggaAGGAGGTCCGTCTTCCTTCCATCACCAGGGCCCTGGAGGGTCTTTGGCTGCCAACAACTCTGCTTCCCTGGGGCTGGGAGGCGGAGGAGTCGGGGTGCTGGGGGGTCACCCACCTTTATCTGTGAATCAATCAAGCACCCATCAGCGCCAACTTCACCAAATGCaatccagagacagagagatgggaggagggaaGTGGGACAGCGAAACAGCGGGACCAAAAATCGCAGGGGGGGAAGGGATTGGGGGAGGAATGGACCGTGGTGTGGGAGGGGGCGAGATGAGTGTGGGAGACCACAACCTTGCCTCCTCGTGGAGAGGCCAGCCTTCTTACCCTGCAGCTAACTCCAAAACGGGTGCCTCAAGGACTGATGGAtgggagggtggaggaggtggcaCAGGGGGATTCGGAGCTGCTGAAGCGGATAATGGGACTTCCAGTTGGGGGTATCAAAGTTCCACTAGTGGAGTTAATGCTTGGGGCAGTTCTGGAACTGGGGGAAATGGTAGTCAAACCTCCGGGGTATCTCAGGGAGGGTGGGGATCATCAGGAgttggaggggagagaggggttTCTGGTGGTGATTGGGGTGGTAGCTCCACTGGTATTGGTGGAGCTAATCCAGGAAGTGAGAGAGTGGGTGGAACCTgcagcagtaacagcagcagtagtggGGGCAGCACAGCTGGCAATCCCCCggccacctcttcctcttcttcaacAGCCACCACTATGACCAGAGCTTGGGACAATCAGAAGGGAGAGAGTGAAACAGGGGAATGGGGTGGGGGAGTAGAAGGAAAGGGAGCACAGGAAGGATCTTCATCCAGTGGTGGAAATTCCAGAAGTGGGAGTGGGCCTAACAGCAGTAACGGTCGTACTCGCCACTTGGCACCTAATGCTGAAGATGCCTTAAAGAACCTGCTCAGCCGGTCTGATCTGGACCCTCGTGTCCTGTCCAACACAGGCTGGGGCCAAACACAGATCCGACAAAACACGTCCTGGGACTTGGAAGAACGTGGAGGACAGAGTAAAGGTGGATCATCATCAGCCTCATCAAAACACCCATCTTCTCTTGGTGGCTCCTCTCAGTATTCTGGTGGACCCAGAACCCAAATCACTGATTCTATGGGTCCAGGGGTCAGTCCTACCCTGGTTCCATCTGTTGGGTCTTCGGGAGAGGGCTGGGagagcagcagtaacagtagcagtagtgggGCCTCTCTGTCTGGGAGAGCCCCACCACCTTCAGGCCCCAACATGAGGAGTCATGGCGTCTCACAATCTGGGCCAGTGACCCCAACAGGACCTGGTATGGGGTCAGGGGTAAGACCAGGACATAGCCAGCAGGGGAATGCTACAGGCTGGGGTGGAGCCAGGGTGGGGGCTGGGGATGGCCATGAGGCCACGGGTTGGGGGAATGAGGAATGGAGAGATGGTAGTAGAGGAGGAAGTGGTGGAGGATGGGGTGATCGTGGACAGCAGGATGATCCAGTGAGTGGAGGCTGGGGAGGAAGCCAGGAGGAGAAAGGGAAAGGGGGGTGGAAAGAAATGGGAGGGAATGGAGGAGGGAGTGGGTGGACAGGACAGAAGGTTGGGATAGGTAGGGACTGGGGTGAACAGTCCAAATCAAATAGCGGAGGAGGGGGATGGGAGGATGACAGGAAGAATGGAGGAAACTCAGGTGGGGATTCAGGTGTGGGAGGTTGGGGGAGCTGGGATGATGGTGCTCCCCGGAGGACCTGGGGAGCAGGTGGcacagggggaggagggagtggaggagggggggtgggggttgtggGGAGCATGGGGTCCAAAACCCATCAAAGTTGGAGCGGAGGAAACAAAATGCACCAGATGCCAAACAGCCAGGCGGGCTCGATCACAGGCCCGCAGGCACAACTGCAACAGCAACAATCACAGCCCCGCAATCAGCATCCACAGCGACAGCAAGCATTGGACCAAGGGGCTATGCAAGGAGGTGGGCCGAGGAAACCCATCTCTCAAGCCCAGAATCAGAACCAAAGCTCAGGCTGGACCTCGGGCCCCATCCCTGGTGGCTGCGGAGGAGGTGGAAGTGGATCTGAACCAAGCGGCTGGGAGGAACCCTCACCGCAATCTATAAGCAGGAAGAACGAGATAGACGATGGAACATCAGCATGGGGAGACCCAACCCATTATAACTACAAGCCGGTCAACCTGTGGGATAAGAACAGTGCCCCTGTTGGCCAGCAGTCACATGgccagggtcagggtcaggctCAGCAGCCGCAGccgcagcagcaacagcagcagcagcagcagcagcagcagcaacagcagctgctgcagcagcaacagcagctgcagcagcagcagcagcagcagcagcagcagcagcagcagcagcagcagggaccTCCAATACAGCAACAGCCGAGCAGACAGGCTGCAGGGCTTGGAGGTAACAGAGACTTCAACACGGGCCATGGACCTGGAAAAACTTCAGCTATGG gtcCTTCTGGTTGGGGTGGTGCTTCTCCCACTAGTCCTACAGTAGACAATGGCACAGCGGCGTGGGGAAAGCCTACTGACACCCCTACTGGCTGGGGAGACCCTGACGATGCTGGAGGGAAGACAACGGGCTGGGGAAACCCCTCTCCCAACCCCATTAAATCTG GTTCAAAGTCTATGCAAGATGGCTGGGGAGACAAAGAGGGCTCTGTCACAGCCACGCGTCACTCAAGctgggaggatgaggaggagggaggcggcATGTGGAACAGCACCAGCTCCCAGGGAAGCGGCTCATCTTGGGGACAAGGAAGCAATGGGGGCTGGGGACAGAGCCACGCTGGGAAGAAGCCCAGCAACAAG GGTCCACTGAAGGCTGGTGGAGGAGATTCATGGATGAGCCCCATCAACAGACAGTTCTCTAACATGGGGCTGCTG AACGATGATCCCAGTGGCCCAAGCATCGACCTGGCTCCAGGTTCTCACCAGGAGAAGAAGATTGATGTAGAGAAAAGAGGCATGGGGATGAACGACTACAATGGAGACatgaggaagggaggaagaggaggaggggggatggcTTATCGTCCACCTGGTTCCAAAGAGGCAGCACCTGGGGATGCTGGTTCCTACTATGACAAG ACCTTGCCTTTGACCAATCAGGATTGGTGCCTTGGGGAGGAGGGTCCTTGCTCTCTGTACTCACCACCCACTGTCTACAAGCCCCATTCCCTCTTCAACCACACTATCCCCTTTAGACAA GGCGGTCACAATATCTTTGGCAGTAGTGGGGGGATGGCTCAGTCAAGACACCAGCCAAATGTCCCACCCATAAACCAGTCCCCAGGGATACGAGCGCAAGTGCCTCATCAGTTCCTGTCACCTCAG GTGCCAGGCTCTGTGCTGAAGCAGATGCCCCCTCCCAGCGGGAGTGTGGGGGGTGTTGGCGGTGTGGGAGGAGTGGCAGGATTGGGGGGAGGTGTGTTCCCTCCACAGCTGTCCCCCCAGCATATTGCCATGCTCAGCAGCATCTACCCACCTCACATACAGTTTCAGCTG GCTtgtcagctcctcctccagcagcagcagccgcaacagcagcaacagcagctacTGCAAAACCAGAGGAAGTTCACACCGAACATGCGGCAGCAGGCTGACCCTCAAcag CTGGCCAGGATCATGGCAGTGCTCcagcaacagaggcagcagcagcaggtcggGGGTTTAGGCGGCAGCTCCAAACTCTCCCCTTCCCACcatggtggaggtggtggagggggtCCCAAACTGCCTGGGGCTGATCCCCTGTCCCATCCAGGCCTGGCGGGATCGGTGGCTGACCTGCACCAGAAAACACTCGGACCATACTCTG CAGGGTTTGGTTCTGGGGTGAACCTACCTGGTCTGGACCTGGGTGGCTCTGTGGTAGGGGGGCCTGGGGGCATGAAGGACCTGGGGGGTCAGCAGTCCCGCTTCAAATGGATGATGGAGGGGCACTCTTCTCCAGACAACTCCTCACCTGATAATGCTTTCCACAAAAATG GTCCTGTCACCCCCATGAAGATGCCGGGGGGCTCGCCCTACTGTCAGTACGACATGATGGCTGGAGACGGGCTGAGTGACAGCTGGCATCGCACCCCTGGCAACAAGATGGTTGCCAAGCCTACCACCACACCTAGCTGGCCTCCTG AGTTCCAGCCTGGTGTGCCCTGGAAGGGAATCGACCGTGTAGACCCTGAATCTGACCCCTACATGACCCCAGGGAGCATGATGGGAAACGCGGTGTCCCCCAGCCTCAATGATACTGAGCACCAGTTGTTACAAGATAATACTG ATTCCACCCCTCCCCTCAACACCTTGCTGCCTTCACCTGGTGCCTGGCCCTACAGTGCCTCAGACAGTCCCCTCAACAACGCACACAACTCAG CAAAGTACACAGACTACAAGACCAGCTGGCCCCCAGAGCCAATTGGACACAAGTCCTGGAAAGCCAGCCGCGGCAACAGCCAGAGCCAGCTGTCCCGTCCACCTCCGGGACTAGCTAGTCAGAAGCAGCCATCGCCTTCCCCTTGGTCTGGAGGAGCCCCCAGACTGCCTGGTAGGGGCTGGGGCGGTGGCACAAGCACCACTG GCTCGACCTGGAGTGACGGCAGTTCTCGGGAAAGCTGCTGGTTGGTGCTCAGCAACCTCACaccacag ATTGATGGCTCCACCCTGAGGACCATCTGCATGCAGCATGGCCCTCTGTTGACCTTTCACCTGGGCCTGACCCAGGGCACTGCTCTGATTCGCTACGGCTCCAAACAGGAAGCAGCCAAGGCCCAGAGTGCTCTCCATAT GTGTGTTCTGGGTAACACCACCATTTTGGCGGAGTTTGTGAGCGAGGAGGATGTGGCTCGCTACATTGCACATTCCCaggcaggaggagcagggagcGGAGGAACCACAGCTAGCTCTGCAGGCTCCGGGCCTACGACAGCCTCCGCGGTGGGCGCTAACAGTAATGGAGGTAGCTGTGAGAGAGGTGGAGCAGGCGGCAGCAGCGGAGGAGTAGtagaaggaggttccacagcCGGAGGAGCAGGAAATGGAGGACATTCCAGCTCAGGGTGGCAGAGTCTTGACAGCACAGGCAGCTCATCGGACCAGTCTGCCGCCCAGGGTCCCGGGCTGGGCATCTTCGCCCAGTGGAGCAGCAATGGGACCGGGGTGGGCGGGGCCGGAGGTGTGGAGGCTGGAAGGCAGGGTCTGTGGGGAGGGATGGGTGGAATGAGCGGGGCGGGGTACCCCAGCAGTAGCCTCTGGAGTTCTCCAGCACTTGATGATCGTCACCAGATGGGAAGCCCCGCCTCACTGCTGCCAGGGGACCTGCTGGGCGGGGGGACCGACTCCATCTGA